From Solibacillus isronensis, the proteins below share one genomic window:
- the aroA gene encoding 3-phosphoshikimate 1-carboxyvinyltransferase, protein MSTTLQYSQPSLQGDITVPGDKSVSHRSVMFGSIAKGKTTVRGFLLGEDCLRTIDCFQKLGVDIEVDGTDVTINSPGIDGWTEPKEVLYTGNSGTTTRLMLGLLSGTKLHTIMTGDASIGKRPMRRVADPLRLMGAQIAGRDNGQYTPLAIQGGPLKAIDYKMPVASAQVKSAILLAGIRAEGTTVVREEEISRDHTERMLRQFGATVTVEDGVVSLQGGQTLTGTHVNVPGDISSAAFFLVAGAIAKNSKIVLKNVGVNETRDGILEVLQKMGAEMSVAIDDENAAEPTATITIETSDLKGTTVEGAIIPRLIDEIPIIALLATQAAGKTVIKDAEELKVKETNRIDAVVNELKKLGANIEATDDGMVIEGPTSLHGGSLKTYGDHRIGMMGAIAALIADGEVELDDADCIAVSYPTFFDHINNILK, encoded by the coding sequence ATGAGTACAACATTGCAATACAGTCAACCGTCATTACAAGGAGATATTACGGTACCGGGTGACAAATCGGTATCGCATCGCTCGGTGATGTTCGGCTCCATTGCAAAAGGAAAAACGACTGTCAGAGGCTTCTTATTAGGAGAAGACTGTCTGCGTACAATTGACTGCTTCCAAAAGCTTGGGGTAGATATCGAAGTTGACGGGACAGATGTAACGATTAACAGTCCGGGAATCGACGGTTGGACAGAACCGAAAGAAGTGCTTTACACAGGAAATTCGGGTACAACAACGCGTTTAATGCTAGGCCTGTTATCCGGGACGAAACTACATACAATCATGACAGGTGATGCATCGATTGGTAAGCGTCCAATGCGTCGCGTTGCAGACCCTTTACGTTTAATGGGTGCGCAAATAGCAGGACGTGACAATGGACAATATACGCCACTCGCGATTCAAGGTGGACCGTTAAAAGCGATCGACTACAAAATGCCTGTAGCAAGTGCCCAAGTGAAATCAGCTATTCTACTTGCCGGTATACGTGCGGAAGGTACAACGGTTGTGCGTGAGGAAGAGATTTCACGTGACCATACAGAGCGTATGCTGCGACAGTTCGGGGCAACGGTAACTGTTGAAGATGGTGTCGTGTCATTGCAAGGCGGCCAGACACTGACAGGAACACATGTAAATGTACCAGGTGATATTTCCTCGGCTGCATTTTTCCTTGTTGCTGGTGCCATTGCGAAAAACAGCAAAATTGTTCTGAAAAACGTGGGTGTCAATGAGACGCGTGACGGTATTTTGGAAGTGCTTCAAAAAATGGGTGCTGAAATGTCGGTTGCAATCGATGACGAGAATGCGGCAGAACCAACTGCTACTATTACGATTGAAACGTCCGATCTAAAAGGAACGACAGTGGAGGGCGCTATTATTCCTCGCCTAATCGATGAAATTCCGATTATTGCGCTGCTAGCTACACAGGCAGCTGGTAAAACAGTCATTAAAGATGCGGAAGAACTTAAAGTGAAAGAAACAAACCGTATTGATGCGGTTGTAAATGAGTTAAAGAAGCTAGGCGCAAACATTGAAGCAACAGATGACGGTATGGTTATCGAAGGTCCGACATCTTTACATGGAGGAAGCTTAAAAACATATGGTGATCACCGTATTGGAATGATGGGTGCAATCGCTGCCCTTATAGCGGACGGAGAAGTGGAATTGGATGATGCGGACTGTATCGCTGTTTCCTACCCAACTTTTTTTGATCATATCAATAATATTTTAAAATAA
- the aroB gene encoding 3-dehydroquinate synthase: MEIPVRTPSHSYAVTIGKGILRDALTAQHDLLTKADKIIVLTDENVWTAQQSYFEANFPYTFEVHVMPAGEKCKSFENYNDVQTYLLKQKCTRKSLIIAFGGGAVGDLAGFVAATYMRGIPFIQVPTTILAHDSAVGGKTAINHELGKNMIGAFYQPEAVIFDTEFLHSLSEKEVRSGMAEVIKHALISDAQWVEELLEGDHVTELPEDLLANYLAHGIQVKATIVEQDETEQSVRKYLNLGHTYGHAIEAAAGYGRVAHGEAVMIGLIYSLLLSEKYGKVNHQFTKRFLHFAMENGYPFEAVHEFTFDQLIEYLLKDKKADYGQLQFVLLETIGQPFVQKVELEQCREIDRQLRALLAEV, encoded by the coding sequence ATGGAGATTCCGGTTCGAACTCCTTCACACTCGTACGCTGTAACGATTGGGAAAGGTATATTACGTGATGCTTTGACAGCACAGCATGACTTGCTTACAAAAGCAGATAAAATCATCGTATTGACAGATGAAAATGTTTGGACAGCACAGCAAAGCTATTTTGAAGCGAACTTTCCATATACTTTCGAAGTACATGTTATGCCGGCAGGGGAAAAGTGTAAAAGCTTTGAAAACTATAACGACGTGCAAACATATTTACTTAAGCAAAAGTGTACTAGAAAATCGCTCATTATCGCATTTGGCGGTGGTGCAGTCGGTGATTTGGCCGGTTTTGTTGCAGCCACTTATATGCGGGGCATTCCGTTCATCCAAGTGCCGACAACAATTTTGGCGCATGATTCAGCTGTTGGCGGAAAGACGGCCATTAATCACGAATTAGGAAAAAATATGATCGGTGCTTTTTATCAGCCTGAAGCCGTAATTTTCGATACAGAATTTTTACATAGTCTTTCCGAAAAAGAAGTGCGTTCAGGGATGGCGGAAGTGATTAAGCATGCTTTAATTTCCGATGCACAATGGGTGGAAGAGCTGCTCGAGGGAGATCATGTAACGGAACTTCCGGAAGATCTGTTGGCAAATTATTTGGCGCATGGCATTCAAGTAAAAGCTACGATTGTTGAGCAGGATGAAACAGAACAGTCCGTCAGAAAGTATCTTAACTTAGGCCATACATACGGGCATGCGATTGAAGCTGCTGCAGGCTATGGACGTGTAGCACATGGTGAAGCTGTGATGATTGGCCTTATTTATTCACTTCTATTAAGCGAAAAATACGGTAAAGTCAATCATCAGTTTACAAAGCGCTTTTTACATTTTGCAATGGAAAACGGCTATCCGTTTGAAGCGGTTCATGAATTTACATTCGATCAACTGATTGAATATTTACTTAAAGATAAAAAAGCCGACTACGGACAATTGCAGTTCGTGCTGCTTGAAACAATCGGACAACCATTTGTCCAAAAAGTTGAACTTGAACAATGCAGAGAAATTGATCGTCAACTCAGAGCATTATTAGCGGAGGTGTAG
- a CDS encoding CheR family methyltransferase — protein MSDYVQFIDGIKRKTGIDLALYKEAQMKRRLTSLYEKKGYRDFVDFYNALIKDRELMNEFLDRMTINVSEFYRNGKRWEVLQNKIFPLLLQSNKRPKIWSAACSTGEEPYSLAMVLSHHLPLSQVNILATDLDENVIQKAKLGLYPERSLAEVPKPVQSKYFVQEGPFYKVKDEIKRTVNFKKHNLLNDPYESNFDLIVCRNVMIYFTEEAKDQIYANFSKALRPGGILFVGSTEQIFNPAKYDFEVEDTFFYRKK, from the coding sequence ATGTCAGATTATGTACAATTTATTGATGGCATTAAGCGCAAAACGGGCATTGATTTAGCCCTTTATAAAGAAGCGCAAATGAAACGTCGGTTAACATCATTATATGAAAAAAAGGGATATCGGGACTTTGTTGATTTTTATAATGCATTGATAAAAGACCGTGAACTGATGAATGAATTTTTGGATCGCATGACGATAAACGTTTCTGAATTTTACCGAAACGGAAAACGCTGGGAAGTATTACAAAATAAAATTTTCCCTTTACTGCTTCAATCTAACAAACGCCCGAAAATATGGAGTGCGGCTTGTTCAACTGGAGAAGAGCCGTATAGTTTGGCGATGGTGTTGTCCCACCACTTACCGTTGTCCCAAGTGAATATACTGGCAACGGATTTGGATGAAAATGTTATCCAAAAGGCGAAGTTGGGTCTTTACCCGGAACGTTCTCTTGCAGAAGTGCCAAAACCTGTTCAATCAAAGTACTTCGTTCAAGAAGGTCCGTTTTACAAAGTGAAAGATGAGATTAAGCGTACGGTTAATTTTAAGAAACATAATTTACTGAATGATCCTTATGAATCGAATTTTGATTTGATTGTTTGCCGGAACGTGATGATTTATTTCACTGAAGAAGCGAAAGATCAGATCTATGCAAACTTCAGTAAAGCATTGCGTCCAGGCGGCATTTTGTTTGTAGGCTCAACTGAGCAGATATTTAATCCTGCAAAATATGATTTTGAAGTAGAAGATACATTTTTTTACCGTAAAAAATAA
- a CDS encoding demethylmenaquinone methyltransferase: MAKSKEQHVHEVFESISESYDKMNSVISFQMHVGWREDTMKRMAVKKGSKCLDVCCGTADWTIALSKAVGEEGEVKGLDFSENMLKVGKQKTENIPNIELIHGNAMELPFEDNTFDYVTIGFGLRNVPDYIQVLREMNRVVKPGGMVVCLETSQSEIPVYRQLFRFYFNHIMPLFGKIFAKSYKEYSWLQKSANDFPGMKKLAQMFREAGYENVTYKPYSGGAAAMHMGFKKK; encoded by the coding sequence ATGGCGAAATCGAAAGAACAACATGTTCATGAAGTGTTTGAAAGCATTTCAGAGAGCTACGATAAAATGAACTCGGTCATTAGTTTCCAAATGCATGTTGGATGGCGTGAAGATACGATGAAACGTATGGCAGTAAAAAAAGGTTCGAAATGCCTTGACGTATGCTGCGGTACAGCTGATTGGACAATCGCTTTATCGAAGGCAGTCGGTGAAGAAGGGGAAGTAAAAGGGCTTGATTTCAGTGAAAATATGCTGAAAGTCGGTAAGCAGAAAACCGAAAATATCCCGAATATTGAACTGATTCACGGAAATGCAATGGAACTACCATTTGAGGATAATACATTTGATTATGTAACAATTGGCTTTGGCTTACGAAATGTACCGGATTATATACAAGTTTTGCGTGAAATGAACCGGGTCGTTAAACCAGGCGGAATGGTTGTATGTCTGGAAACTTCTCAGTCCGAAATTCCGGTATACCGCCAACTTTTCCGTTTTTACTTTAATCATATTATGCCGCTGTTCGGAAAGATTTTTGCGAAAAGCTATAAAGAATATTCTTGGCTGCAAAAGTCGGCGAATGATTTTCCTGGCATGAAAAAATTAGCGCAAATGTTCCGGGAAGCCGGATATGAGAATGTCACATATAAACCATATAGCGGTGGGGCAGCAGCTATGCACATGGGTTTTAAGAAGAAATAA
- a CDS encoding tetratricopeptide repeat protein, giving the protein MELLLQAIQEGNLEEINRLLESFLMDAEPAAQYEVAEALMHYGFLNEADRVFEHLQFLFPEEAQISIDRASVLIELGEEDNALDLLMGIADDAPEYPQALLVLADYYQMQGLFEVAEQRINDALQILPHEPLLQFAKAELLFETGRFTEAVRIYEELYAIDKKFAGIILAQRLAEVYRAGAGYETALDYYMEALEEEVTADLLFGSAYAAFQTEKYELAIKQLEDLKELDPDYFSAYLLLAESYAMLEDNERALKVIKEGLKRDEYDKSLYLFAGKMAIKNGKQQEAIEFLSEAIALDPEYMEAILVLMSVYNTEQRYEEIISLYEQLHQNEFEWVALYPFVANAYNEEELFEKAYEIYKEAYNEFNDDVEFLEKYFLFLVEDGKRDEAKQIAERLVQLQPSEQQWTDLLERFE; this is encoded by the coding sequence ATGGAACTATTACTACAAGCGATTCAAGAAGGAAATTTAGAGGAGATTAACCGACTTCTTGAATCTTTTTTAATGGATGCTGAACCCGCAGCACAATATGAAGTAGCAGAAGCACTTATGCATTACGGATTTTTAAATGAAGCAGACCGTGTATTTGAACATCTGCAATTTTTATTTCCTGAGGAAGCGCAAATTTCAATCGATCGTGCAAGCGTATTAATTGAGCTAGGTGAAGAGGATAATGCCCTTGATTTATTAATGGGGATCGCCGATGATGCACCAGAATATCCTCAGGCATTGTTAGTATTGGCGGACTATTATCAAATGCAGGGATTATTTGAAGTGGCGGAACAACGAATTAATGATGCGTTGCAAATTTTACCGCATGAGCCTTTACTGCAATTTGCCAAAGCAGAATTATTATTTGAAACAGGACGTTTTACAGAGGCTGTTCGAATTTATGAAGAGCTTTATGCAATCGATAAAAAGTTTGCTGGTATAATTTTAGCCCAACGTCTTGCGGAAGTTTATCGTGCAGGTGCAGGCTATGAAACTGCCCTGGATTATTATATGGAAGCACTTGAAGAAGAAGTTACAGCAGACTTGCTGTTTGGCTCGGCCTATGCAGCTTTCCAGACGGAAAAATATGAGTTAGCTATAAAACAGTTGGAAGATTTAAAAGAGTTGGACCCTGATTATTTCTCAGCGTATTTACTGCTGGCTGAAAGTTATGCAATGCTCGAGGATAATGAGCGTGCATTAAAAGTTATTAAAGAAGGTCTTAAACGAGACGAATACGATAAATCCCTCTATTTATTTGCAGGGAAAATGGCGATAAAAAATGGCAAACAACAGGAAGCGATAGAATTTTTAAGTGAGGCCATTGCCTTGGATCCGGAATATATGGAAGCGATTTTAGTATTGATGTCTGTTTACAATACGGAACAACGCTATGAAGAAATTATTTCACTATATGAACAATTGCATCAAAATGAATTCGAATGGGTCGCATTATATCCATTTGTAGCCAATGCTTATAATGAAGAAGAACTGTTCGAAAAAGCATACGAAATTTACAAAGAGGCATATAATGAATTTAACGATGATGTTGAGTTTTTAGAGAAATATTTCCTGTTTTTAGTTGAGGACGGCAAGCGTGATGAAGCAAAACAAATTGCCGAGCGACTTGTCCAATTACAGCCTTCTGAACAGCAATGGACTGATTTATTAGAACGCTTTGAGTAA
- a CDS encoding prephenate dehydrogenase, whose amino-acid sequence MTRNVFVIGLGLIGGSVAMALQKAPHTKVFGYDAHEQTRQLADTLQVVHEVVKNPAEFAKEADVIIFGTPVNVTLDFMEQLKSWELKRNVIITDTGSTKAKIMEKALELRQLDITFIGGHPMAGSHKSGITAAKPYLLENAYYMLTPHEGEELEKLAALDDLLKFTLGKMVVVDAKVHDHMTAVVSHFPHIIAASLVHQLNSEKQTYPMTSSLAAGGFRDITRIASSNPALWRDITMQNKQELVGQLDNWLTEMQRVRDLLADGDAKAIENYFSEARDVRDSLPVANGALYMPYDLYVDIPDYPGVISEVTGLLAENNISITNIRIVETRVDVFGILVISFQTNEDRERAAQCIAHKAKFDTYIS is encoded by the coding sequence ATGACACGAAATGTCTTCGTAATCGGACTAGGGTTAATTGGTGGATCTGTAGCGATGGCTTTGCAGAAGGCACCACATACAAAAGTGTTCGGCTATGATGCTCATGAACAAACACGACAATTAGCGGATACATTACAAGTCGTTCATGAAGTAGTTAAAAATCCTGCTGAGTTTGCAAAAGAGGCGGACGTAATTATTTTTGGTACACCGGTAAATGTCACACTCGACTTTATGGAACAGTTGAAGTCGTGGGAATTAAAACGCAATGTCATTATTACAGATACTGGCAGTACAAAAGCGAAAATAATGGAAAAAGCATTAGAGCTGCGGCAACTGGATATTACCTTTATCGGCGGGCACCCAATGGCGGGTTCCCATAAAAGCGGAATTACAGCAGCAAAGCCATATTTACTGGAAAATGCCTACTATATGCTGACACCCCATGAAGGGGAAGAACTTGAAAAACTTGCTGCACTGGACGATCTGCTGAAATTTACGCTCGGGAAAATGGTCGTTGTCGATGCAAAGGTACATGATCATATGACAGCGGTTGTCAGCCATTTCCCTCATATTATCGCGGCATCTTTAGTACATCAGCTTAATAGTGAAAAACAGACATATCCAATGACCTCTTCGTTAGCTGCTGGCGGTTTCCGTGATATTACACGTATTGCTTCCTCAAACCCTGCTTTATGGCGTGATATTACTATGCAAAACAAGCAGGAATTAGTCGGACAGCTTGATAATTGGCTTACTGAAATGCAGCGTGTCCGTGATCTATTGGCTGATGGTGATGCGAAGGCAATCGAGAACTACTTCAGTGAAGCGCGTGATGTCCGGGACAGTTTGCCGGTTGCCAACGGTGCCTTGTATATGCCGTATGATCTTTATGTCGATATACCGGATTATCCAGGGGTCATTTCAGAAGTAACAGGCTTATTGGCGGAAAATAATATAAGTATTACAAATATACGTATAGTTGAAACACGTGTCGATGTATTCGGTATTTTGGTCATTAGTTTCCAGACAAACGAAGACCGTGAACGTGCCGCACAATGCATTGCACACAAGGCAAAGTTTGATACTTATATTTCATAA
- the hisC gene encoding histidinol-phosphate transaminase, with amino-acid sequence MKWKQQLFGMKAYQPGKPIEEVKKLFGLDEVVKLASNENPFGSSPKVKQFLQKDESNHAIYPDGYAQSLRTSLANFYGVAENELILGNGSDDLIAIITRALLYPGVNTVMADLSFSQYWHNAEIEGAEVRKVPLKNGVHDLEAMLEAIDENTSVVWVCNPNNPTGTIVSDETLSAFLAKVPKDVFVVLDEAYVEYINDVSYKDTLHYFRDYPNLILLRTFSKAYGLASFRVGYGIAQADIIAKLDPVRAPFNNTILSQQIAQVALQDQEYIASCREANEIGKKQFVEFCEQHGLNYFPSQTNFVMFEVKAPSNVVFEEMMKRGFIIRSGAALGLEGYIRVTIGTEAQNARFLQLLAEVLNEQGVLA; translated from the coding sequence ATGAAGTGGAAACAACAGTTATTTGGAATGAAAGCTTACCAACCGGGAAAACCAATCGAAGAAGTTAAGAAGCTTTTCGGATTAGATGAAGTCGTGAAGCTTGCTTCAAATGAAAATCCCTTTGGCAGCTCACCAAAAGTAAAACAATTTTTACAAAAAGATGAATCCAATCATGCAATATATCCGGACGGTTATGCTCAAAGCTTACGAACATCATTGGCGAATTTCTACGGCGTTGCCGAGAATGAACTCATTTTAGGGAATGGTTCGGATGATTTAATCGCAATCATTACCCGTGCATTATTATATCCAGGTGTGAACACAGTCATGGCAGATTTGTCATTTTCTCAATACTGGCATAATGCAGAGATTGAAGGAGCAGAAGTGCGTAAAGTACCATTGAAAAATGGAGTCCATGATTTAGAAGCAATGCTGGAGGCAATTGATGAAAATACATCGGTTGTTTGGGTATGTAATCCGAACAATCCGACAGGTACAATCGTATCGGATGAAACATTGAGTGCTTTCTTGGCTAAAGTGCCTAAGGATGTTTTCGTTGTATTGGATGAAGCATATGTGGAATACATTAACGATGTCTCTTATAAAGATACATTGCATTATTTCCGTGACTACCCGAACTTAATTTTATTGCGTACATTCTCAAAAGCGTATGGACTGGCTTCTTTCCGTGTCGGCTACGGAATTGCCCAAGCAGACATTATTGCGAAGCTTGATCCGGTGCGTGCACCATTCAACAATACGATCCTAAGCCAACAAATTGCGCAGGTCGCTCTACAGGACCAGGAATACATTGCCAGCTGCCGTGAAGCGAATGAAATCGGCAAAAAGCAGTTTGTTGAATTTTGCGAGCAGCACGGTTTAAATTATTTCCCTTCGCAAACGAACTTTGTCATGTTTGAAGTGAAAGCTCCAAGTAATGTTGTATTTGAAGAAATGATGAAGCGCGGATTTATTATCCGAAGCGGAGCAGCGTTAGGATTGGAAGGCTATATTCGCGTGACGATCGGTACAGAAGCTCAAAATGCAAGATTTTTACAACTACTGGCAGAAGTCTTAAATGAGCAAGGAGTACTTGCATGA
- the ndk gene encoding nucleoside-diphosphate kinase, with the protein MAIEKTFLMVKPDGVERQVIGDIVDRFERRGFVMRGAKLMVPTRDLAEKHYAEHAERPFFGELVDFITSGPVFGMVWEGENVIQLSRIMMGATKPEESAPGTIRGDYAVTLSHNVIHGSDSLASAEREIGLWFPEGIAE; encoded by the coding sequence ATGGCAATCGAAAAAACATTTTTAATGGTTAAACCAGACGGCGTAGAACGTCAAGTAATCGGAGATATCGTTGATCGTTTTGAGCGTCGCGGTTTCGTAATGCGCGGAGCAAAATTAATGGTACCAACTCGTGATTTAGCTGAAAAACACTATGCAGAGCACGCTGAGCGTCCTTTCTTCGGTGAATTAGTAGACTTCATCACTTCAGGCCCAGTATTCGGTATGGTTTGGGAAGGCGAAAACGTTATCCAATTATCTCGTATCATGATGGGTGCTACAAAGCCAGAAGAATCAGCTCCTGGTACAATCCGCGGTGACTACGCTGTAACTTTATCACACAACGTAATCCACGGTTCTGACTCTTTAGCTTCTGCTGAGCGTGAAATCGGTTTATGGTTCCCAGAAGGAATCGCTGAATAA
- the aroC gene encoding chorismate synthase has translation MRYLTAGESHGPQLTTIIEGLPSLLPVTAEKINYDLKRRQGGHGRGRRMQIETDTVEIVSGVRHGKTLGSPVALVVTNDDWKHWTKIMGAAELPEDIDPSEIKRQISRPRPGHADLVGGMKYGHRDLRNVLERSSARETTVRVAVGSVAKALLNELGISIVSHVTEIVGIKADSSLLEGKTADEIRAIIENDPCYCIDPEASAKMVTAIDEAKQAGDSIGGVVEVIVEGLPAGIGSYVHYDRKLDAKLASAMLSINAFKGVEFGIGFEMARKKGSEVHDEILWDEEKGYTRATNRLGGLEGGMTTGMPIVVRGVMKPIPTLYKPLQSVDIETKEPFKASVERSDSCAVPAASIVAEHVIAWEIANAIVEQFHSDQLPQLKAQLDEMRQYTKEY, from the coding sequence ATGCGTTATTTAACAGCAGGTGAGTCACACGGACCACAATTAACAACAATTATCGAGGGGTTGCCTTCTTTACTTCCAGTAACAGCAGAAAAAATAAATTATGATTTAAAACGTCGTCAAGGTGGTCACGGTCGTGGTCGTCGCATGCAGATCGAAACAGATACAGTGGAAATTGTATCAGGAGTTCGTCACGGGAAAACATTAGGCTCACCGGTCGCATTAGTCGTTACAAATGATGACTGGAAGCATTGGACAAAAATTATGGGTGCGGCAGAGTTGCCGGAAGATATCGACCCATCTGAAATTAAACGTCAAATCTCACGTCCACGTCCAGGTCATGCCGATTTAGTCGGAGGGATGAAATACGGTCACCGTGATCTGCGTAACGTACTGGAGCGTTCAAGTGCACGTGAAACGACAGTGCGTGTGGCAGTTGGCTCTGTTGCAAAAGCATTGTTAAACGAGCTTGGAATTTCGATTGTTTCTCATGTTACGGAAATTGTAGGGATTAAAGCAGACAGCAGTTTGTTGGAAGGTAAAACAGCAGATGAAATCCGTGCAATTATTGAAAACGATCCATGTTACTGTATCGATCCTGAAGCATCAGCAAAAATGGTTACAGCCATTGATGAAGCAAAGCAAGCTGGAGACTCAATCGGCGGTGTCGTAGAAGTCATCGTGGAAGGTTTGCCGGCAGGTATCGGATCTTATGTGCATTACGACCGCAAACTGGATGCGAAACTGGCATCTGCAATGCTGAGCATCAATGCATTTAAAGGCGTTGAGTTTGGAATCGGTTTTGAAATGGCACGCAAAAAAGGTTCAGAAGTACATGATGAAATTTTATGGGATGAAGAAAAGGGCTATACGCGCGCAACAAATCGTTTAGGCGGTTTGGAAGGCGGTATGACGACAGGAATGCCGATTGTCGTTCGCGGTGTGATGAAGCCAATTCCAACATTATATAAGCCATTGCAAAGTGTTGACATTGAAACAAAGGAGCCGTTTAAAGCAAGCGTGGAGCGTTCTGACAGCTGTGCAGTACCTGCAGCATCAATCGTTGCCGAACATGTTATTGCCTGGGAAATCGCAAATGCAATTGTAGAGCAGTTCCATAGTGATCAATTACCACAATTAAAGGCGCAGTTAGATGAAATGCGTCAGTACACGAAGGAGTATTAA
- the aroH gene encoding chorismate mutase encodes MIRGIRGAITIAEDKAEYVWGETARLVKEVAKQNTIEPEDIASVTISTTPDIHSAFPAKSVRSMPGWQYVPIMCMHEMDVPGALPLCIRVLLHVNTDTPQHEIQHVYLEDAVKLRPDLVK; translated from the coding sequence ATGATTCGTGGAATTCGCGGTGCAATTACGATTGCTGAAGATAAAGCCGAGTACGTATGGGGAGAAACGGCAAGACTAGTGAAAGAAGTTGCGAAACAAAATACTATTGAACCGGAAGATATTGCCTCTGTGACAATTTCTACAACACCGGATATTCATTCCGCCTTTCCTGCAAAGTCGGTACGGTCAATGCCAGGATGGCAGTATGTGCCGATTATGTGCATGCATGAGATGGATGTGCCGGGTGCGCTGCCATTATGTATCCGCGTATTATTACATGTAAATACGGATACACCACAGCATGAAATTCAACATGTATATTTAGAAGATGCGGTAAAATTAAGACCAGATTTAGTGAAATAA
- the hepT gene encoding heptaprenyl diphosphate synthase component II produces the protein MEKMKIKMLYADIKSDIEVIENELEQALNSSSHLLNDASVHLLQAGGKRIRPVFTLLSAKFGDYNIDRMKNIAVPLELIHMGSLVHDDVIDNSDMRRGRETVKAQWNNRVAMYTGNFIFARALQYVTSIENPRAHQILAKTMVELVNGEVIQIEDKFRLDQSLKDYFRRIKRKTALLIESSCELGAVVSGADEKTARHLKRYGYFVGMSFQIVDDILDFTATDKQLGKPAGSDLMNGNVTLPILLMKDDPQLAPYLTKVAEAGLTEEERQSMLALVRNSEAIKEATHISNLYLKKALKEVEALPKHPMKKKLRDIALFMGKRKS, from the coding sequence GTGGAAAAGATGAAAATCAAAATGCTATATGCCGATATTAAATCAGATATAGAAGTCATCGAAAACGAATTGGAACAAGCGTTGAATTCATCTTCACACTTATTGAATGATGCCTCAGTCCATTTACTGCAAGCTGGTGGAAAACGTATTCGACCAGTATTTACGTTACTAAGTGCCAAGTTTGGTGACTATAATATTGACCGAATGAAAAACATTGCCGTCCCCCTGGAATTAATTCATATGGGTTCATTGGTGCATGATGATGTAATTGACAATTCGGATATGCGCCGTGGCCGGGAGACGGTGAAAGCACAGTGGAACAACCGTGTGGCGATGTATACAGGTAATTTTATATTTGCACGTGCATTACAATATGTAACAAGCATAGAAAATCCAAGAGCCCATCAAATATTAGCAAAAACAATGGTTGAGCTAGTAAATGGTGAAGTCATTCAAATTGAGGATAAGTTTCGTTTAGATCAAAGTTTGAAAGATTACTTCCGACGTATTAAACGTAAAACAGCTTTACTGATTGAATCGAGTTGTGAACTTGGAGCAGTCGTAAGTGGTGCCGATGAAAAAACAGCAAGGCATTTAAAGCGTTACGGCTATTTTGTAGGAATGAGCTTTCAAATAGTAGATGATATATTAGATTTTACAGCGACAGACAAACAGCTCGGGAAACCGGCTGGCAGTGACTTAATGAACGGGAATGTCACATTGCCGATATTGTTGATGAAAGATGATCCGCAGCTTGCCCCTTATTTGACGAAAGTGGCAGAGGCAGGATTAACGGAAGAAGAGCGTCAAAGTATGCTGGCACTAGTTCGGAATTCGGAAGCAATAAAAGAAGCAACCCATATTAGTAATTTGTATTTAAAAAAGGCTTTAAAAGAGGTCGAGGCATTGCCGAAGCACCCAATGAAGAAAAAATTGCGTGATATTGCGCTGTTTATGGGTAAGAGAAAATCTTAA